The proteins below are encoded in one region of Oncorhynchus masou masou isolate Uvic2021 chromosome 15, UVic_Omas_1.1, whole genome shotgun sequence:
- the LOC135555481 gene encoding trafficking protein particle complex subunit 5-like, with the protein MDTRFTRGKSNILERPLTRPKTEVSVSAFALLFSEMVQYCQSRVYSVSELQQRLADLGQSVGASMLDVLVLREKNGKRETKVLNILLFVKVSVWKAMFGKEADKLEQANDDDKTYYIIEKEPLINAYISVPKENSTLNCAAFTAGIVEAILTHSGFPAKVTAHWHKGTTLMIKFDEAVIARDKALDGR; encoded by the exons ATGGACACTCGGTTCACGAGAGGAAAGTCAAACATCCTGGAACGGCCTCTAACCCGTCCCAAGACTGAAGTCAGTGTGAGTGCCTTTGCACTGCTCTTCTCTGAGATGGTGCAGTATTGCCAGAGCCGCGTGTACTCTGTGTCCGAGCTCCAGCAACGCTTGGCAGACCTGGGTCAGAGCGTTGGCGCCAGTATGCTGGACGTGCTGGTGCTGAGGGAGAAGAATGGGAAGAGGGAGACCAAGGTGCTTAACATACTGCTCTTCGTCAAG GTGTCAGTATGGAAAGCCATGTTCGGTAAGGAGGCAGACAAGCTGGAGCAGGCCAACGATGACGACAAGACCTACTACATCATAGAGAAGGAGCCACTGATCAACGCTTACATCTCTGTGCCCAAGGAGAACAGCACACTAAACTGTGCTGCATTCACCGCTGGCATCGTAGAGGCCATTCTCACACACAGTGGCTTCCCTGCCAAGGTCACAGCCCACTGGCACAAGGGCACCACGCTCATGATCAAGTTTGATGAAGCTGTGATAGCCAGAGACAAGGCCCTGGATGGCAGATAG